CGCGCGCGCTTGCGCGTCGACGCCGCGGTGTGGGATACCTGTCGCCCCGCGCCGCCCGCACGCCCGAGGAGCCCCGATGCCCGCCGCGTACGACCCCGCCGACACGCTCCGCCGCTTCTTCGCCGACCTCGACCGGCTCGACTTCGACGCCGTCGGCGCCTACTGCAGCGACGACTGCGCCTACGAGGACGTGCCCGTCGGCCCCGCGGCGACGGCCGTCGGTCCGAAGGCGATCGCCGAGAAGCTGCGCAACGGGCTCGGCATGCTCGAGCGCATCCCGACGACGATCCACCGCCTCGCGCGCGACGGCGACACCGTGCTCGTCGAGCGCACCGAGGTCTGGCACCACCCGACGGGCGAGCGCGCGACGCTCCCCGTGATGGCCGTCTTCGAGTTCCGCGCCTCGGACGGGAAGATCACGCTCTGGCGCGACTACTGGGACGTGAAGACGCTCTTCGACCAGCAGCCCCCGGGCTGGCTCGAGAAGATCGTCGGTGCCGCTGCGTCCGCTGGTCGTTAGGCGATGATCGACCTGCGCCGCGAGGGCGCCGTGTTCGTGCTCACCATGGACGACGGCGAGAACCGCTTCCGCCCCGAGCGCGTCGCGCGCTGGAACGAGGCGCTCGACGAGGTCGAGCGCACGGAGGGGCCGAAGGCGC
This genomic interval from Myxococcota bacterium contains the following:
- a CDS encoding nuclear transport factor 2 family protein, with protein sequence MPAAYDPADTLRRFFADLDRLDFDAVGAYCSDDCAYEDVPVGPAATAVGPKAIAEKLRNGLGMLERIPTTIHRLARDGDTVLVERTEVWHHPTGERATLPVMAVFEFRASDGKITLWRDYWDVKTLFDQQPPGWLEKIVGAAASAGR